A single region of the Apodemus sylvaticus chromosome 7, mApoSyl1.1, whole genome shotgun sequence genome encodes:
- the Cldn25 gene encoding putative claudin-25 — MACSFRGRVQLGGLLLSVLGWVCSCVTTVLPQWKTLNLDLNEMETWISGLWEACVNQEEAGTVCKAFESFLSLPQELQVARILMVASHGLGLLGLLLSGCGLECFRFHRAGGVFKTWLCLLGGTLEASASATTLFPVSWVAYATFQDFWDDSIPEIVPRWEFGDALFLGWAAGLFLALGGLLLIFSACLENEDGTSPWMAEATAPPACAPAEEEFDDSFHLTARPVNQVI; from the coding sequence ATGGCCTGTAGCTTCCGTGGGAGAGTCCAGCTTGGAGGTCTGCTCCTCTCTGTCCTTGGCTGGGTGTGCTCCTGTGTCACCACTGTTCTTCCCCAGTGGAAGACTCTCAATCTGgatctgaatgaaatggaaacCTGGATCTCGGGTCTCTGGGAGGCATGCGTGAATCAGGAGGAAGCTGGCACTGTATGCAAAGCCTTCGAGTCCTTTTTGTCTCTGCCCCAAGAGCTACAGGTAGCCCGAATTCTCATGGTGGCTTCCCATGGGCTGGGACTGTTGGGACTTCTGCTGTCTGGCTGTGGGTTGGAATGCTTTCGGTTTCACAGGGCCGGAGGAGTTTTCAAGACGTGGCTGTGTCTCCTGGGAGGGACTTTGGAAGCATCAGCTTCAGCCACCACCCTCTTTCCAGTCTCCTGGGTAGCCTATGCCACATTCCAAGACTTCTGGGATGATAGCATCCCTGAGATTGTGCCCCGGTGGGAGTTTGGAGATGCCTTGTTCCTGGGCTGGGCTGCAGGGCTTTTCCTAGCTCTGGGTGGACTTCTCCTCATCTTTTCTGCTTGCCTGGAAAATGAAGATGGAACTTCTCCCTGGATGGCTGAAGCCACAGCCCCACCAGCCTGTGCTCCAGCAGAGGAAGAATTTGATGATTCCTTCCACCTCACAGCAAGACCAGTGAACCAGGTCATCTAG